A part of Paraburkholderia largidicola genomic DNA contains:
- a CDS encoding DoxX family protein, with amino-acid sequence MNIFIEQRKDALLLVARVLLVVLFVLFGWSKLTGFSGTEQYMASTGAPVPALAAVIAIVMELAVGIVIAVGFKTRVLALVLALYTLGTAFIGHHFWTQTGMEQYINMINFYKNISIIGGLLLLFVTGPGKYSIDRA; translated from the coding sequence ATGAACATCTTTATCGAACAACGCAAGGATGCACTGCTGCTCGTCGCACGCGTGCTATTGGTCGTCCTTTTCGTACTGTTTGGCTGGAGCAAGCTCACCGGCTTCTCGGGCACCGAGCAATACATGGCGTCGACGGGCGCACCCGTCCCGGCATTGGCCGCCGTGATCGCGATCGTGATGGAACTGGCTGTTGGCATCGTCATCGCCGTGGGTTTCAAGACGCGTGTGCTCGCACTGGTGCTCGCGCTCTATACGCTCGGCACCGCGTTCATCGGCCACCACTTCTGGACGCAAACGGGCATGGAGCAGTACATCAACATGATCAACTTCTACAAGAACATCAGCATCATTGGCGGCTTGCTGCTGTTGTTCGTGACGGGTCCGGGCAAGTACTCGATCGATCGCGCATAA
- a CDS encoding Rieske 2Fe-2S domain-containing protein: MSVETNAKIHWIAACAPDDIDEEDVMRFDHDGASYAVYRIAEGFYASDGWCTHEHAHLADGFVVNREIECPLHQGRFDIPSGKAKSAPVCVHLKTYPVRVEEGEVLLGLPVQDAS, encoded by the coding sequence ATGAGCGTCGAAACGAATGCAAAGATCCACTGGATTGCGGCCTGCGCGCCCGACGATATCGACGAAGAAGATGTCATGCGCTTCGATCACGACGGCGCGAGCTACGCGGTCTATCGCATCGCGGAAGGCTTTTACGCATCCGATGGCTGGTGTACGCATGAGCATGCGCATCTCGCCGATGGCTTCGTCGTCAATCGCGAGATCGAATGTCCGTTGCATCAGGGGCGTTTCGACATTCCCAGCGGCAAGGCGAAGAGCGCGCCCGTCTGCGTGCATCTGAAAACCTATCCGGTGCGCGTCGAAGAGGGCGAAGTGCTGCTCGGCCTTCCCGTGCAGGACGCATCATGA
- a CDS encoding LysR family transcriptional regulator — protein sequence MQLDDLKIFVATVDARNFTAAAVRLQLSKQFVSRRVMALEASLGVRLLVRNTRKLAVTDLGYEFYQRATRILGDVEDAEQAMSSGRSDPRGLLRVSAPMSFGMIHLSPLVAAFLRAHADVRIDLELSDRVVDVVGEGFDMALRIGTLADSTLIAQKLAEMRMVACCSPAYRKARRPPATPDDLARHACLLYGQEARSGWEYIVDGASRTIEVHGPLRVNNGEVIRDAAIAGLGIARLPEFIVADALASGKLVEVLGDYVSPPLTLYAVYPQHRQASVTIRAFTQFLRDRFGKAMRK from the coding sequence ATGCAGTTGGACGATCTGAAGATCTTCGTCGCCACCGTCGACGCGCGCAATTTCACGGCCGCCGCGGTCCGCCTGCAACTGTCGAAACAGTTCGTCAGCCGGCGCGTGATGGCGCTGGAGGCGAGCCTTGGCGTGCGGTTGCTGGTGCGCAATACGCGCAAGCTCGCGGTGACGGACCTCGGCTACGAGTTCTATCAGCGCGCGACGCGCATCCTCGGCGATGTCGAGGATGCCGAGCAGGCGATGTCGTCGGGGCGCTCGGACCCGCGCGGACTGCTGCGCGTCAGCGCGCCGATGTCGTTCGGGATGATCCATCTGTCGCCGCTCGTCGCCGCGTTTCTGCGTGCGCATGCCGACGTGCGCATCGATCTGGAACTGAGCGATCGCGTCGTCGATGTGGTCGGCGAAGGTTTCGACATGGCGCTGCGCATCGGCACGCTCGCGGATTCGACGCTGATCGCGCAGAAGCTCGCCGAAATGCGTATGGTCGCGTGTTGCAGCCCTGCGTATCGCAAGGCGCGACGGCCGCCTGCGACGCCCGACGATCTCGCGCGCCACGCGTGCCTGCTATATGGGCAGGAAGCGCGCAGCGGCTGGGAGTACATCGTGGATGGCGCGAGCCGGACCATCGAAGTGCACGGCCCGCTTCGCGTCAACAACGGCGAAGTGATCCGCGATGCCGCGATTGCGGGGCTCGGCATTGCGCGTCTGCCGGAATTCATCGTGGCCGACGCTCTGGCAAGCGGCAAGCTCGTCGAAGTGCTCGGCGACTACGTCTCGCCGCCGTTGACGCTGTACGCCGTGTACCCGCAGCACCGTCAGGCCTCCGTGACGATACGCGCGTTCACACAGTTTCTTCGCGACCGCTTCGGCAAGGCCATGCGCAAATAA
- a CDS encoding porin, producing the protein MTRQIKRTVTALGATAIALACQSAFAQSSVTLYGVADVGIRYLTHSNANNDGRLFMTNGAITNSRFGIKGSEDLGNGLKAIFQLESGIDLQSGAQSDSKRLFNRAAYVGLSSNYGTLTLGRQKTPLFDLLGDTYDPLTVGNYFENAWLPVALGAGLYADNAVKYDGKFGGLNVKAMYSFGTNSTSTGADGFSGQVPGHLGAGNMYGFTASYAFGSLSVGAGVQQNSDNSNHKQTIYNANAVYAFSTTKIYVGYIHSKDDTGFVDSTLSQRDLTLGVDILKGSGRKDDGPFAGVTWQATPALLLTGAFYYDHMKNAAIGGGAVGSGNRYTGVAVAEYSLSKRTEVYGTVDFNKVTGAATVELPGTSNQTGVSLGLRTIF; encoded by the coding sequence ATGACCAGGCAAATCAAACGCACAGTTACCGCGCTGGGCGCAACGGCCATCGCACTCGCTTGCCAAAGCGCATTCGCGCAAAGCTCGGTGACGCTATATGGCGTCGCGGACGTCGGCATTCGCTATCTCACGCACTCGAATGCAAACAACGACGGCCGTCTGTTCATGACCAACGGCGCGATCACGAACAGCCGTTTCGGTATTAAAGGCTCGGAAGATCTCGGCAATGGACTGAAGGCGATCTTCCAGCTGGAAAGCGGCATCGATCTGCAAAGCGGCGCGCAATCGGATAGCAAGCGCCTGTTCAACCGCGCGGCCTATGTCGGCCTGTCGAGCAACTACGGCACGCTGACGCTCGGCCGTCAGAAGACGCCGCTGTTCGATCTGCTCGGCGATACGTACGATCCTCTGACCGTTGGCAATTACTTCGAAAACGCATGGCTGCCTGTCGCGCTCGGCGCAGGCCTCTATGCGGATAACGCAGTGAAGTACGACGGCAAGTTCGGCGGCCTGAACGTCAAGGCGATGTACTCGTTCGGCACGAACTCGACGTCGACGGGCGCGGACGGCTTCTCCGGCCAGGTTCCGGGCCACCTCGGCGCGGGCAACATGTACGGCTTCACGGCTTCGTATGCGTTTGGTTCGCTGAGCGTCGGCGCAGGCGTGCAGCAGAACAGCGACAACTCGAATCACAAGCAGACCATCTACAACGCGAATGCCGTCTACGCCTTCAGCACGACGAAGATCTACGTCGGCTATATCCATTCGAAGGACGACACGGGCTTTGTCGACAGCACGCTGTCGCAGCGCGATCTGACGCTCGGCGTCGATATCCTGAAGGGCTCGGGCCGCAAGGACGACGGCCCGTTCGCGGGCGTGACGTGGCAAGCGACACCCGCGCTGCTGCTGACGGGCGCGTTCTACTACGACCACATGAAGAACGCGGCGATCGGCGGCGGCGCAGTGGGTAGCGGCAATCGCTACACGGGCGTGGCCGTAGCCGAATACTCGCTGTCCAAGCGCACCGAGGTATACGGCACCGTCGACTTCAACAAGGTCACGGGCGCGGCGACGGTCGAACTGCCGGGCACGTCGAACCAGACGGGCGTATCGCTCGGTCTGCGCACCATTTTCTGA
- a CDS encoding NAD(P)/FAD-dependent oxidoreductase has protein sequence MSTQAAMVIIGAGQCGVRTAAALRENGWDGEITLLGNEGSPPYDRPPLSKAVLLGERSTAQCAFYDDAFYRDQRIDLRVDACVQQIDRAARKVVLSNARTIDYQRLLIATGAEPRRLDVPGAHLDGVHLLRTANDANTLAEVLQPARRIAVVGAGFIGLEVAASAVARGCEVVVIEAGARALMRAVPEVVAGYLIDRHRQMGVKIHFAAQIERLLGSTHVTGIRLKDGTQIDCDCVVVGIGVKPRTELAEAAGIDVADGIAVDDTLRTNDPHIFAAGDVCSFPHRLFRRRIRLECWKNAEDHARIVARNMLERGETYSEVPWFWSNQYDMTIQIAGMPAFGVESVVRETGDTSRIFFALDRDGVLVGASGVGKVSEIARDVRVAQTLIGQRACIEPALLEDRSVKLKGLVAAEAL, from the coding sequence ATGAGCACACAGGCCGCGATGGTGATCATCGGCGCTGGCCAATGCGGCGTGCGCACGGCAGCCGCGCTGCGCGAGAACGGCTGGGACGGCGAGATCACGCTGCTCGGCAACGAAGGCTCGCCGCCGTACGACCGGCCGCCGCTGTCGAAAGCCGTGCTGCTCGGCGAACGCAGCACCGCACAATGCGCGTTTTACGATGACGCGTTCTATCGCGACCAGCGCATCGACTTGCGCGTCGATGCCTGCGTGCAGCAGATCGACCGTGCCGCGCGCAAGGTCGTGTTGAGCAATGCGCGCACGATCGACTATCAGCGTCTGCTGATCGCGACGGGTGCCGAGCCGAGACGGCTCGACGTGCCGGGCGCGCATCTCGACGGGGTGCATCTGCTGCGCACCGCAAACGATGCCAATACGCTTGCCGAAGTATTGCAGCCTGCTCGGCGCATTGCGGTTGTCGGCGCGGGCTTCATCGGCCTCGAAGTCGCGGCATCGGCCGTGGCGCGCGGCTGTGAAGTGGTCGTCATCGAAGCGGGCGCCCGTGCGCTGATGCGCGCGGTGCCGGAAGTCGTGGCGGGCTATCTGATCGACAGGCACCGTCAGATGGGCGTGAAGATTCATTTCGCCGCGCAGATCGAACGGCTGCTGGGCAGCACGCATGTGACGGGCATCAGGCTCAAGGACGGCACGCAGATCGACTGCGATTGCGTCGTCGTCGGCATTGGCGTGAAGCCGCGCACGGAACTCGCTGAAGCCGCAGGCATCGATGTCGCGGACGGCATCGCCGTCGACGACACCTTGCGCACCAACGACCCGCATATCTTCGCGGCGGGCGACGTGTGCTCGTTTCCGCACCGTCTGTTCAGGCGGCGCATCCGGCTCGAATGCTGGAAGAATGCCGAGGATCACGCGCGCATCGTCGCGCGCAACATGCTGGAGCGCGGCGAGACGTATTCGGAAGTGCCTTGGTTCTGGTCGAATCAGTACGACATGACGATCCAGATTGCCGGCATGCCCGCGTTCGGCGTGGAGAGCGTGGTGCGCGAAACGGGCGACACGTCCCGCATTTTCTTCGCGCTCGATCGCGATGGCGTGCTGGTCGGTGCAAGCGGCGTCGGCAAGGTCAGCGAGATCGCACGCGACGTGCGCGTTGCGCAGACTCTGATCGGGCAGCGCGCCTGCATCGAGCCTGCATTGCTCGAAGATCGCAGCGTCAAGCTGAAGGGACTCGTCGCCGCGGAGGCGCTATGA
- a CDS encoding fatty acid desaturase → MSSSSAVDGGSTAAPGLTDPSFDARIAEQWYQPRIPRAVLKELMKRDDAAGLRNFIPWFALLVASGAVAAFTWGTWWAVPAFFVYGTIYSSSDARWHELSHGTPFKTRWINDAFYHLSSFMTIREGYWWRWSHARHHTHTYFQTRDPEIQVTRPTKVLPIVVDFVGLVGCTLEIGKIVRHAFGRVDATTDAFLPASEKPKMIWSCRIYLAVVIGTIALAIALHSFLPLMFVWTPRFYGGWLHQLLGLTQHAGLAVNVKDHRLNTRTVYTNFVFRFLYLNMNYHLEHHLLPMVPFHALPRLHEAIKDQLPPAYPSVYAAYREMLPALWKQRTDPAHVIERAIPAA, encoded by the coding sequence ATGTCCTCGAGCTCTGCCGTCGACGGCGGCAGCACTGCCGCGCCCGGTCTCACCGATCCCTCCTTCGACGCACGCATCGCCGAGCAGTGGTATCAGCCGCGCATTCCGCGCGCCGTGCTCAAGGAATTGATGAAGCGCGACGATGCGGCGGGCCTGCGCAATTTCATTCCGTGGTTCGCGTTACTCGTCGCTTCAGGTGCGGTCGCCGCCTTCACATGGGGCACATGGTGGGCCGTGCCGGCATTCTTCGTCTACGGCACGATCTATTCGTCCAGCGACGCGCGCTGGCATGAACTGTCGCACGGCACGCCGTTCAAGACGCGCTGGATCAACGACGCGTTCTATCACCTGTCGTCGTTCATGACGATCCGTGAAGGCTACTGGTGGCGCTGGAGCCATGCGCGTCATCACACCCACACGTACTTTCAGACGCGCGACCCGGAGATTCAGGTCACGCGCCCGACCAAAGTGCTGCCCATCGTCGTGGATTTCGTGGGGCTGGTCGGCTGCACGCTCGAAATCGGCAAGATCGTGCGTCATGCGTTCGGCCGCGTCGATGCCACCACCGACGCGTTTCTGCCCGCAAGTGAAAAACCGAAAATGATCTGGTCATGCCGCATCTATCTGGCCGTCGTGATCGGTACGATTGCACTCGCCATCGCGCTGCACAGCTTCCTGCCGCTGATGTTCGTATGGACGCCGCGCTTCTACGGCGGCTGGCTGCATCAACTGCTCGGTCTCACGCAGCATGCGGGGCTCGCCGTCAACGTGAAGGACCATCGGCTGAACACGCGCACCGTGTACACCAACTTCGTGTTCCGCTTTCTGTATCTGAACATGAACTATCACCTCGAACATCATCTGCTGCCGATGGTGCCGTTCCATGCGCTGCCGCGTCTTCACGAAGCGATCAAGGACCAGTTACCGCCCGCGTACCCGAGCGTGTATGCCGCGTATCGCGAGATGCTGCCCGCATTGTGGAAGCAGCGCACCGACCCGGCGCACGTGATCGAGCGGGCCATTCCCGCTGCGTAA
- a CDS encoding sugar phosphate isomerase/epimerase family protein, which produces MTQRLAVYQSLWAMERRHTDGFERSLEDNVAMIARAGFEGVSTSYASREDVRRLSQVLAQHGLQAEAQCFPRTVEDLCPILEHAVEFGAHHIDLQPDVRPRRVADALELIDGWQRLAEQVDIPVYIETHRDRMTTDLHFTLDLLDARPDLQLLGDLSHYLVGREFAWPVNEENEAAMQRIIDHSWAFHGRVASREQVQIEISFEPHRMWVDLFLRWWRDGFVSWRKRAGPDDTLVFTCELGPKPYAIIGRDGNDTTDRWAESRLMRDWIRELWNDVAQQEAVALDAS; this is translated from the coding sequence ATGACGCAACGGCTTGCCGTGTATCAGTCGCTGTGGGCGATGGAGCGGCGTCATACCGATGGCTTCGAGCGCTCGCTGGAAGACAACGTCGCGATGATCGCGCGAGCGGGCTTCGAAGGCGTGAGCACATCGTATGCGTCGCGCGAAGACGTGCGGCGTCTTTCGCAAGTACTCGCGCAACATGGTCTGCAAGCGGAAGCTCAGTGCTTTCCGCGCACCGTCGAAGACCTGTGCCCCATTCTCGAACATGCTGTCGAATTCGGCGCGCATCATATCGACTTGCAACCGGACGTGCGGCCACGCCGCGTTGCCGATGCGCTCGAACTGATCGACGGCTGGCAGCGGCTCGCGGAGCAGGTGGACATCCCCGTCTACATCGAAACGCATCGCGACCGCATGACGACCGACCTGCACTTCACGCTCGATCTGCTCGACGCGCGGCCCGATTTGCAACTGCTCGGCGATCTGTCGCATTACCTCGTGGGCCGCGAATTCGCGTGGCCCGTGAACGAAGAAAACGAAGCCGCGATGCAACGGATCATCGATCATTCGTGGGCGTTTCATGGACGAGTCGCGAGTCGCGAGCAGGTGCAGATCGAGATTTCTTTCGAGCCGCACCGCATGTGGGTCGATCTGTTCCTGCGCTGGTGGCGCGACGGATTCGTGTCGTGGCGCAAGCGCGCCGGCCCCGACGATACGCTCGTCTTCACCTGCGAACTCGGGCCGAAGCCTTACGCGATCATCGGGCGCGACGGCAACGACACGACCGACCGCTGGGCCGAATCGCGCTTGATGCGCGACTGGATACGCGAACTGTGGAACGACGTGGCGCAGCAGGAAGCGGTTGCGCTCGACGCCAGCTAG
- a CDS encoding SDR family oxidoreductase, with the protein MAQFDSKVAIVTGGSQGLGAAIAAVFVERGARGVVICGRAKEKGEAKARELSRLGEARGAQVVFVQADLANVDDCRKVVAAADQRFGRVDVLVNAAALTDRGTILDTDPALFDRMFATNVRAPFFLMQETIRVMLRERIEGTIVNIGSMSAMAGQPFISAYCASKGALATLTQNTAYALLRNRIRVNGLNLGWMASDGEDRIQREFHGADDNWLKQAAAAQPFGRLIDPAEAARAVAFLASSESGLMTGSIVNFDQSIWGAYEDAPHPAEPMKNV; encoded by the coding sequence ATGGCGCAATTCGATTCGAAGGTCGCGATCGTCACGGGCGGATCGCAAGGCTTAGGCGCGGCGATTGCCGCAGTGTTCGTCGAGCGCGGCGCGCGCGGCGTCGTCATTTGCGGACGCGCAAAAGAAAAAGGCGAAGCGAAAGCGCGCGAGTTGAGCCGGCTTGGCGAGGCGCGCGGTGCACAGGTCGTGTTCGTGCAGGCGGATCTCGCGAATGTCGACGACTGCCGCAAGGTCGTCGCTGCCGCCGATCAGCGCTTCGGCCGCGTCGATGTATTGGTCAATGCCGCGGCGCTCACCGATCGCGGCACGATACTCGATACCGATCCCGCGCTGTTCGACCGCATGTTCGCCACCAATGTGCGCGCGCCGTTCTTTCTGATGCAGGAGACGATACGCGTGATGCTGCGCGAGCGGATAGAAGGCACGATCGTCAATATCGGCTCGATGTCGGCGATGGCCGGGCAGCCGTTCATCTCCGCGTATTGCGCATCGAAAGGCGCGCTCGCGACGCTCACGCAAAACACCGCGTATGCGCTGTTGCGCAATCGCATTCGCGTGAATGGATTGAATCTGGGCTGGATGGCATCGGACGGCGAAGACCGCATTCAACGCGAGTTTCATGGCGCCGACGATAACTGGCTAAAGCAGGCCGCCGCCGCGCAACCGTTCGGCCGTCTGATCGACCCGGCCGAGGCGGCACGCGCCGTCGCATTTCTCGCGAGCAGCGAATCGGGCTTGATGACGGGCTCGATCGTCAACTTCGATCAGTCGATCTGGGGCGCGTATGAAGATGCACCACATCCCGCCGAGCCCATGAAGAACGTTTGA
- a CDS encoding pirin family protein: MIDIRHANERGRAEHGWLSSRHTFSFANYYDPKQIGFSDLLVINDDRVAPGRGFGKHPHRDMEIFSYVLEGALEHKDSMGTGSVIVPGDVQLMSAGTGVAHSEFNHSASDSVHFLQIWIAPSVKGATPRYLQRNFSAQDKRGKLRLVLSPEGTDGSLELRQDARVYAGLFDGNEAAGIDIAADRYAYVHVARGSVKLNGVELNEGDGARIRNERRLEFTEGHDAEVLVFDLRNNEVSELWS, encoded by the coding sequence ATGATCGACATCAGACACGCCAACGAACGCGGACGCGCCGAACACGGCTGGCTTAGCTCGCGTCATACGTTTTCTTTCGCGAACTACTACGATCCGAAGCAGATCGGCTTCTCCGACCTGCTCGTGATCAACGACGACCGCGTGGCGCCGGGCCGTGGCTTCGGCAAGCATCCGCACCGCGACATGGAAATCTTCTCGTACGTGCTGGAAGGCGCGCTCGAGCACAAGGATTCGATGGGCACGGGTTCCGTGATCGTTCCCGGCGACGTGCAACTGATGAGCGCGGGCACGGGTGTGGCGCACAGCGAGTTCAATCACTCGGCCAGCGACTCCGTCCACTTCCTGCAGATCTGGATTGCACCGTCGGTCAAGGGCGCGACGCCGCGTTACCTGCAGCGGAATTTTTCGGCGCAAGACAAGCGCGGCAAGTTGCGTCTCGTGTTGTCGCCTGAAGGCACGGATGGCTCGCTCGAATTGCGCCAGGACGCGCGTGTGTATGCAGGTCTTTTCGACGGCAACGAAGCGGCTGGCATCGATATCGCCGCCGACCGCTATGCGTATGTGCATGTGGCGCGCGGCAGCGTGAAGCTGAACGGCGTCGAGTTGAACGAAGGCGACGGTGCGCGCATTCGCAATGAGCGTCGCCTCGAATTCACGGAAGGCCACGATGCGGAAGTACTCGTATTCGACCTGCGCAATAACGAAGTATCGGAATTGTGGTCCTGA
- the mctP gene encoding monocarboxylate uptake permease MctP, whose translation MSDLNPVNPVAMTVFVAFFLLVTVLGFVAARWKAGDLTQLHEWGLGGRQFGTIISWFLVGGDFYTAYTVIAVPALVYSVGAYGFFALPYTIIVYPFVFAVMPKLWKIAHAKNHITAADYVQGEYGGKWFPAAVALTGIVATMPYIALQLVGMQVVIKGLGISGEAPLVIAFIILALYTYTSGLRAPAMIAFVKDIMIYIVVIAAVWLIPSKLGGYGHVFDAADTYFKAKGGATGIILKPTQFTAYASLALGSALAAFMYPHTMTAVLSSSSMQTVRKNAIFLPAYTLLLGLIALLGYMAIAAGIHVKSPSDVVPTLFGTLFPSWFVGFAAAAIAISALVPAAIMSIGAANLFTRNLWRPLVSPNMAPAQEASTAKIVSLVVKFGALLFIVFLPTQYAIDLQLLGGVWILQIFPAIVFSLYTRRLNTPGLFFGWLVGIVLGTGLAISQGLKPVFALHVGDSTWPLYIGLIALVVNVVVTFVVSMVTPKRAHA comes from the coding sequence ATGAGCGATCTGAACCCTGTGAACCCGGTCGCGATGACCGTCTTCGTCGCATTCTTTCTACTCGTCACGGTGCTGGGTTTCGTCGCCGCGCGCTGGAAAGCAGGCGATCTCACGCAATTGCACGAGTGGGGCCTTGGCGGCCGGCAATTCGGCACGATCATTTCGTGGTTTCTGGTAGGCGGCGATTTCTATACGGCCTATACGGTGATCGCGGTGCCCGCACTGGTCTATTCGGTCGGCGCGTATGGCTTCTTCGCGTTGCCTTATACGATCATCGTCTATCCGTTCGTGTTCGCGGTGATGCCGAAGCTGTGGAAGATCGCGCACGCGAAGAACCACATCACGGCAGCCGACTACGTGCAAGGCGAGTACGGCGGCAAGTGGTTCCCGGCGGCCGTCGCGCTGACGGGTATCGTCGCGACGATGCCGTATATCGCGCTGCAACTGGTCGGCATGCAGGTCGTCATCAAGGGGCTTGGTATTTCCGGCGAAGCACCGCTCGTGATCGCGTTCATCATCCTCGCGCTCTACACGTATACGAGCGGCCTGCGCGCGCCGGCGATGATCGCATTCGTCAAGGACATCATGATCTATATCGTCGTGATCGCGGCGGTGTGGCTGATTCCGTCGAAGCTCGGCGGCTATGGTCATGTGTTCGATGCAGCGGACACCTACTTCAAGGCGAAAGGCGGCGCGACGGGCATCATCCTCAAGCCGACGCAGTTCACCGCGTATGCATCGCTTGCGCTCGGCTCGGCGCTCGCGGCCTTCATGTATCCGCACACGATGACGGCCGTGCTGTCGTCTTCGTCGATGCAGACGGTCCGCAAGAACGCGATCTTCCTGCCGGCGTACACGTTGCTGCTCGGCCTGATCGCGTTGCTCGGCTATATGGCGATTGCCGCGGGCATTCACGTGAAGTCGCCGTCCGACGTCGTGCCGACGCTGTTCGGCACGCTGTTCCCGTCGTGGTTCGTCGGCTTCGCTGCTGCCGCCATCGCGATCAGCGCGCTGGTGCCGGCCGCCATCATGTCGATCGGCGCGGCGAACCTGTTCACGCGCAATCTGTGGCGTCCGCTGGTGTCGCCGAACATGGCACCCGCTCAGGAAGCCTCGACGGCGAAGATCGTGTCGCTGGTCGTGAAATTCGGCGCGCTGCTGTTCATCGTGTTCCTGCCTACGCAGTACGCGATCGACCTGCAACTGCTCGGCGGCGTGTGGATTCTGCAGATTTTCCCGGCCATCGTGTTCTCGCTGTACACGCGCCGCCTGAACACGCCGGGCCTGTTCTTCGGCTGGCTGGTCGGCATCGTGCTCGGCACGGGGCTCGCGATTTCGCAGGGCCTCAAGCCGGTGTTCGCGCTGCATGTCGGCGATTCGACCTGGCCGCTGTATATCGGCCTGATCGCGCTGGTCGTGAACGTGGTCGTGACATTCGTCGTGTCGATGGTCACGCCGAAGCGCGCTCACGCCTGA
- a CDS encoding LacI family DNA-binding transcriptional regulator: protein MSETRRRKTSMTDIARAAGVSEATVDRVLNGRGGVSREKETRVLEWARKLKIDRALEAVSVRWLRIAILLQQPVAQYYVHLKQGFELAQKNFEAQRVICAVTYFDSLEPQAVVETIERATRKADALVIVAYEHPDITAALRHLSHRMPVVTLASDLPGTGRLAYVGIDNRCAGRVAGELMGRFLGDAGGKVLVMTGMHDFLGHEERESGFRSVLRRRFPNCDIVETVESREQSSITESLARDAFRRYPDLRGIYNISVGDEGIGNVLRALDRVHKTVLIGHELNDTSRRLLIEGVLDAVLDQNPVGEALHSIEVILRHYHRDPGVTLSQQIPVTVLLRENLPLTD, encoded by the coding sequence ATGTCCGAGACGCGCCGCCGCAAGACGAGCATGACTGACATTGCCCGTGCAGCGGGTGTCAGCGAGGCGACAGTCGATCGGGTATTGAACGGGCGTGGCGGCGTCTCGCGCGAGAAGGAAACGCGAGTGCTCGAATGGGCGCGCAAGCTGAAGATCGATCGCGCGCTCGAAGCAGTGTCGGTGCGCTGGCTGCGTATCGCGATCCTGTTGCAGCAGCCTGTTGCGCAGTATTACGTGCATCTGAAGCAGGGCTTCGAACTCGCACAAAAGAACTTCGAAGCGCAACGCGTGATCTGCGCCGTTACGTACTTCGACAGCCTCGAGCCGCAGGCCGTCGTCGAGACGATCGAGCGCGCGACGCGCAAGGCCGATGCGCTCGTGATCGTCGCGTATGAGCATCCGGATATCACGGCGGCGCTGCGTCACCTGAGCCACAGAATGCCCGTCGTGACGCTCGCGAGCGATCTGCCCGGCACGGGCAGGCTCGCCTATGTGGGCATCGACAATCGCTGCGCGGGACGCGTCGCCGGCGAACTGATGGGCCGGTTTCTGGGCGATGCGGGCGGCAAGGTGCTCGTGATGACGGGCATGCATGACTTCCTCGGCCATGAAGAACGCGAAAGCGGGTTTCGGTCTGTGCTGCGGCGGCGTTTTCCGAATTGCGACATCGTCGAGACCGTGGAGAGCCGCGAGCAATCGTCGATCACCGAAAGCCTCGCGCGCGACGCGTTTCGCCGCTATCCGGATCTGCGCGGCATCTACAACATCTCGGTGGGCGACGAGGGTATCGGCAACGTGCTGCGCGCGCTCGATCGCGTGCACAAGACGGTGCTGATCGGGCACGAACTCAACGACACGTCGCGGCGTCTGCTGATCGAAGGCGTGCTCGACGCGGTGCTCGACCAGAACCCCGTGGGCGAAGCGCTGCATTCGATCGAAGTGATCCTGCGTCACTATCATCGCGATCCCGGCGTGACGTTGTCGCAGCAGATTCCCGTGACGGTGCTGCTGCGCGAGAACCTGCCGCTTACGGACTAG
- a CDS encoding DUF3311 domain-containing protein has product MEPTEPAGRSWLWLILLIPYIALLWLPFYNDTRPSFAGFPFFYWYQFLWVPLTSLLIYVVYRGIKQ; this is encoded by the coding sequence GTGGAACCTACCGAACCGGCCGGCCGTTCTTGGCTCTGGCTCATCTTGCTAATCCCCTATATCGCGCTGCTGTGGCTGCCTTTCTATAACGACACGCGCCCGTCATTCGCTGGCTTTCCTTTCTTTTACTGGTATCAGTTCCTGTGGGTTCCGCTCACGTCGCTGCTGATCTACGTCGTGTACCGGGGCATTAAACAATGA